The sequence CTGGAATCTGCCCTTGAAAACAATTTCTCAATGGATCCAGAGTACAGAACAAGAACTGATGATTTCTTTATTTTAAAGGATGATAGAAACTGTGAGAGGATATACAATGAGATCATGAAGCTGGATCAGCATTACGTTGTGGTGGATAATCTTATTGATGAAATATTCAAAGATCACAAGCAAAAGCTAAGTTTCAACGGGCTGGATATTTATCTCCACGGTAACTACATTATGTACGTTGCTGATTCCATAAAAAGGGTTAATAATAAATTTTTCCTGGAGGTTTCCCATGATTCTCAAGATTTTCATGAAGCTCCAGACCTCCTGAACCTGGACTTCTTCTTCAAGGACCTGCGTGTTGCAGAGGATAAAAGATCAAAGTACACTGATAAAAACATTGCAATCGTGAAAATTCCGAAGGTCAAAATCAAATCCATTAAAATAGGACAGTACATTAACGAAGAAGTGAAAAACTTGGGTGAATTCATTTTAAATAAAAATTAAAGAGTTTAATCAGGATATTAAAAATTAACACAGTGGTTTCGCATGAACAAGTACAAAACATTTGCTTCATTTTTCAACTTCTTCAGGATATTCCAAGTCAAAAACCATAAAGTATCCTTCATAGGATGGAGAGAACCTAATTTAAGAGGAAATCTTGGTTATGTGCACAGAGAATTTGAAAAAATAGGAGATTTTAATTACAACTTCATTTATAAGGATGAATATAAGATCTCTGATGTAAAATCTCCATCAGATGCTTTTAAAAAGATTTTCGGTCTGTTCAAACTGTTCATATTAAAATCCTATCACCTGGCAACTTCCAGGTACATCTTCCTCAGTGACAACTTCCTGCCAATGGCCTTTATGAACATTCCTCAAAAAACTGTTGTGGTTCAATTATGGCATGCTTCAGGGGCATTTAAGAAATTTGGATTCTCATCAGTCACTGATAACGGATTAAGAGAACTTGAAAAGGGTATAATTGATAAGATGGATTATGTGATTGTGAGTTCAAACAATGTGGCGCCATTTTATGAGGAAGCCTTTGGGGTGAGTGAGGAAAAAGTTTTAGCTCTTGGAATTCCAAGAACCGATTTCTACTTTGAAAACAATGATAAAAACAGCATAAAAAACCTGAGAAATAATTTTGAAAACAGGTACCCTCAGATGAAGGATAAAAAGGTCATACTCTACGCTCCCACCTTCAGGGACGACCCTTCCGTGGACAGAGAAATAATAAGTAATTTTAATACATGCCTGTTTAAGGAGGAGTTAAGCGAATACTGTGTGATGATCAGACTACACCCCCTCATGAACCAGGGAGACCTGCAGGATAATGAAGAATTTATAGACGTTACTGATTACCCTGATGAAAAGGATTTACTCCTTTTGGCAGATGTTCTGATCACGGATTACTCCTCAATAATGGTAGAATATGCTCTTTTAAACAAGCCAATAATATTCTATCCCTACGATTACGAGTATTATGTTAAAGAAGAAAGAGGATTCTATTTTGATTACATGGACACAGTTCCTGGACCCATAGCACACAGCCCCCAGGACATCGTGAAAATCATTAAAGAAGAAGACTACGATTTTGATAAAATTAAAGAGTTTACCAAAATAGAATTTGATTATTTGGATGGGAAGTCTACCCATAGGGTTATTAATTACATCCTAACTAACCATCAATGAAACGATATTGAGTACGGATTGAAGTGAAAAAAATGATATTTGCAGCAATTTTAGCCGGAGGAATGGGCACCAGAATGGGTCACCTTGAAAAACCTAAACAGTACATGTTTTTAGGTGATAAACCCATTGTTCTCCACACCATTGAAAAATTTTACATAAACCCTAAGTTCGAGAAGATAATGGTTCTGTGCCCTAAAAAATGGATCAAACACACAAAGGATTTAATATCCAAAGAAATGGGTGAAGATCATCGTATTGTTGTTATTGAAGGAGGGAGTACACGGAATGAAACAATCATGAATTCCATTAAGTACGTTGAAGCAAACTACGATGTGGATGAGAACTCCATAATTGTGACCCATGATTCAGTACGTCCCTTCGTAACCCATCGTATAATAGAAGAGAACATCAAATATGCATTGGAATATGGTGCCTGTGATACAGTAGTACCAGCAACTGATACCATCGTTCAAAGTGAGGACGGAGAATTCATCGAATCAATACCCAACCGTGCAGAGATATTTCACGGGCAAACCCCACAATCATTTAAAATATTGAAATTAAGGGAACTTTACTACAACTTAAACATAGCAGAAAGGGATATTCTGACTGATGCAGCTAAAATATTTACCTTAAACCATGAAAAAGTCTACATGGTAGATGGTGATGTTACCAATATCAAAATTACATATCCCTACGATCTTAAAGTTGCAGATACCATGTTAAAGGAAAATAAAATATGATAAATACTGTTTATCGTCTTGTTGCACCTAAGCTATTTAATTCAGTTTATCAGGACGTTGATCCCAAGACCAGTGAGGTCATCGTAAGGCCCACACACCTCTCAATTTGCAAAGCTGATGAGAGGTACTACCTGGGCAACAGGGATCCACATATTCTGGAGGAAAAGCTGCCCATGGCTTTGATACATGAAGGGATCGGCAGAGTCGTTCATGATAGAAGCGGTGAATTTAAATCTGGAGACACTGTTGTGATGGTTCCTAACGTTCCCCTTGAAGATGATGCAGTTATATCTGAAAATTATTTGAATTCAAGCAAGTTCAGATCCAGTGACTTCGATGGATTTCTTCAGGAGTACGTGGTTACAACCGCTGATCAAGTGCTTAAAATTGATGATCATATAAATCCCTACGTTGCAGCATTTACAGAACTTATCAGCGTATGTTTACATGCCATAAGCCGTATGGACAGATTTGCACATGCTAGAAGGGATACTGTTGGTGTGTGGGGCGATGGAAATGTGGGCTTTATAACATCACTCCTTCTGAAAGAGACGTTTCCTGAAACTGAGGTAATCGTTTTTGGTAGAAATCCTGAAAAATTAAGTTATTTTACCTTTGCCAATGAAACTCGTATTATCAATGAAATTCCCGATGATTTAAAAGTTGATCACGCTTTTGAGTGTGTAGGTGGGATAAAATCCCAATCCGCTATTGAACAGATAATTGATCATATAAATCCTGAGGGTACAATTGCTCTTCTAGGAGTTTCGGAGTATTCAATTCCCATCAACACGCGTATGATACTTGAAAAGGGCATTTTTTTGTTTGGAAATAGTAGAAGTGGAAAAATAGATTTTAAAAAAACTTTAGACCTTCTCAATAAGAACAGAGAAATTGTTTCTTATTTGGAGAATTTAGTTGTTGAAAAGGTTAAAATAAGAAATTTAGAGGATATTGGGGATGCCTTTGAAAAAAACCTCGGTATTGACTTTGGTAAGATAATATTACTTTGGGATAAATAAAATATAAAATATATTTAATCCAATTGGGGAAATAAAATGGAAAATATTAAGGTCAGCATTATAGTACCTGCATACAACGTTGAAAACTACATTGAAAGGACTTTAACATCCATTATCAATCAAACTTTCAAATATTTTGAGCTTATCATCATAAATGACGGATCAACGGACAGAACCCTAAAAATAATTGAAGATACACTGGTAAATTCCAGTGTTAACTACAAGATCATCAACCAATCCAATGGAGGGGTCAGTAACGCGAGAAATAAAGGTATA is a genomic window of Methanobacterium congolense containing:
- a CDS encoding CDP-glycerol glycerophosphotransferase family protein, yielding MNKYKTFASFFNFFRIFQVKNHKVSFIGWREPNLRGNLGYVHREFEKIGDFNYNFIYKDEYKISDVKSPSDAFKKIFGLFKLFILKSYHLATSRYIFLSDNFLPMAFMNIPQKTVVVQLWHASGAFKKFGFSSVTDNGLRELEKGIIDKMDYVIVSSNNVAPFYEEAFGVSEEKVLALGIPRTDFYFENNDKNSIKNLRNNFENRYPQMKDKKVILYAPTFRDDPSVDREIISNFNTCLFKEELSEYCVMIRLHPLMNQGDLQDNEEFIDVTDYPDEKDLLLLADVLITDYSSIMVEYALLNKPIIFYPYDYEYYVKEERGFYFDYMDTVPGPIAHSPQDIVKIIKEEDYDFDKIKEFTKIEFDYLDGKSTHRVINYILTNHQ
- a CDS encoding IspD/TarI family cytidylyltransferase, with the translated sequence MIFAAILAGGMGTRMGHLEKPKQYMFLGDKPIVLHTIEKFYINPKFEKIMVLCPKKWIKHTKDLISKEMGEDHRIVVIEGGSTRNETIMNSIKYVEANYDVDENSIIVTHDSVRPFVTHRIIEENIKYALEYGACDTVVPATDTIVQSEDGEFIESIPNRAEIFHGQTPQSFKILKLRELYYNLNIAERDILTDAAKIFTLNHEKVYMVDGDVTNIKITYPYDLKVADTMLKENKI
- a CDS encoding alcohol dehydrogenase catalytic domain-containing protein, whose translation is MINTVYRLVAPKLFNSVYQDVDPKTSEVIVRPTHLSICKADERYYLGNRDPHILEEKLPMALIHEGIGRVVHDRSGEFKSGDTVVMVPNVPLEDDAVISENYLNSSKFRSSDFDGFLQEYVVTTADQVLKIDDHINPYVAAFTELISVCLHAISRMDRFAHARRDTVGVWGDGNVGFITSLLLKETFPETEVIVFGRNPEKLSYFTFANETRIINEIPDDLKVDHAFECVGGIKSQSAIEQIIDHINPEGTIALLGVSEYSIPINTRMILEKGIFLFGNSRSGKIDFKKTLDLLNKNREIVSYLENLVVEKVKIRNLEDIGDAFEKNLGIDFGKIILLWDK